The genomic stretch TCTCCATCTTTCCATGCAGAATAGATTTCAATATTGTCTGTTTCTACAAGTTTGATTTCTTGCGTGTTCTTATGGAGAATATATGTTTGATTTACCTTTAATTCTATTTCTGCACCATGATGATACGACAAAGAAATACTACCACGTTCGAGAGAAGTTCTAAAAACATTCTCGTTTGGATAAGCATATACATTAAAGGCTGTCCCCAAAACTCTGATGTCATTTTCTTGGGTATGGACAATAAAAGGTTTGTTGGCATTATGGCTCACATCGAACCAAGCTTCTCCTTCAAGAAAAACTTCACGACTAGCGCCTTCAAAATTTTCTTCGTATTTTAATTTCGAATCGGAGTTAATGAAGACCACAGTTCCATCTGGCAAAATGATGTTTTTAGACGCTCCCTTTGCTACACAAAGTTCTTGATAAATAGGCTCAGCATCACGAATAGAGGAGTTTGAAAAATAATAGATGGCGCTGGCTAAAAATAGCAGGATGCTTGCAGCTGCTGCGTATCTACCTATCTTTTTTAGGAAAATAGTTTTGCCCTTATTCTTTCGCTTGATTTCATTTAAATGTAACCTAGTACTTAATTTATGCCATTCTTCGCTAATAAATTCCTTTGGAAGCTCCTGTTTATGGAATCGTAATTTATGGATCAGCATTTTGGCATCAAGCGCAATCTTCAAATTCTTCGGATTCTGAGAAAACCATTCTTCCCACTTTGCAATATCAGCTTGATTTTTGTTGGTGGCATAATTGACAAAAGAATCATCTAAAATGAAGTCCTCTAATTTATAGTCCATGATGGGCATATTTTTACTAATCATACCCTTTAGAGTCGAAATCTGACGCTTTATACTCACTTAAAAATAAATAAATATTTAAATTACTACAATAGGCCGGATATCAGTATGTTAACAAAGTTAATGTTATTTTGTTTTTGATGTTTCCTTAAAGTTTTTATTGTTCTAGCCAGTAAGTTGGCTACAGATTGTTGCTTGATTGATAAAATCTCACTTATTTCTATATTGGAATAATTACCATAGAATTTCAGATAAATGATCTCTTTCTGGTTTGGACAAAGTTTCGCCAATAGTTCTTTGATGATTTGCTCATTCTCTATTTGAGATTCATGTTCTAAATATATTTCTTCAGGGGAGATATCAAACTGGTGATGGCTAATCTTATTCTCATCCGAATAACAATCGTTTAATAAATCCTTTGGGGAATTTTTTAAAATATTATTTCTTAAAGAAGTAAAGAGATAGGCTTTTACATAAGTCACCTCTTTATTACTCGTTCTCTTTTCCCAAATGTTGGCGAATAAATCTTGAATAGTATCGGCAGCGCTATGATGCTTACTTTCTAATTTTGAACCATAAAAAAACAAATCATCATAGTATTTGTCAAATAGTGTCTTTAAAGCAATCGGATCCCCAAGTTTTATGGCATTCCACAGCTGTTGATCCTCATCAAGTTGAAAATTGACAGTTTTGCCATTTTCGCTTTTTTGGCGTTTGGGTTGCTTCATGATTCAAAGTAGGCCAAAAGATTCATATTTGAGTAAAATATATTTAATGTCAAAATTACACTTTTATCATCAGTAGTCAATGACTCGGTATCTATTAGTTTAAGAAAAATGCGAATTCACTTCAAGATAACCCAGCGCTATCAATTTAATTACAATCGGATTTCCATATTTTATATTTAGACTTTAAATCATTTTATAAAATGATTCGGATGGTTCTTCTTAGGTCTAGATGAACCATGCGCTAATTATTTAAAAATGCAGAATGATTCAGTAATGGACCATGGTAACACAAACTAAAACCCCATTGGAATTCTCCTTGCTCCACTTTCTTTCTTCACAAAATGCTTCATATATGCTCCATCCTCAAAGATAAAAAATAAAATTGTTAATTATTTAGTATTTTAAAATGGGCTAAGTATTAGGAAAGGCCTAAAAATTAAGACTTTTTATGCGGTTAAATATTGTTAATTTTGAATTTTTAAAACTGTTAGGCTTTATTAATTTTTATTTTTGCCGAGCACTAAATACGGCGCAAGCAAACTACACTGATTTTTAGATGGTTAAAATAGGCATATTCGGAAAAAATTTGAAAAGCGAGACTTTTCCCTACATTCAGACTTTATTTAACAAGTTAAGTTCTGTTTATGCGCAAGTTTTTGTTCATGAAGAATTTCATTCTGTCATCGGAAAAAAGATAATGATGCAAAACCCTATTGTTTTTAGCCAACATTCTGAAATTAGAGATGAATTAGATTTCATGATTTCCTTGGGTGGTGATGGAAACATGCTCAGCACGGTTACTTTAGTGCAAGACAGCGGTATTCCTATCATTGGTATTAATTTAGGAAGACTTGGTTTTTTAGCCAGTATTAATAAAGAACATATCAATAAAGCCATCGACTGCTTGGTAGAGAAAAAATATACGCTAGAAAGCAGAAGCCTTATCAAGCTTACTACTCCAAAAGATGTTTTTGGGGAACAAAACTTCGCACTAAACGAAATCAGTATTTATAAGAAACAGCCCAATAGCATGATCTCTGTGATAGTTCATGTGGACGACCAATACCTTAATTCCTATTGGTCTGATGGTTTAATAGTGGCCACTCCCACCGGAAGTACAGCATATTCGCTAAGCACCGGCGGTCCTATTTTACATCCTAAGGCTCATAATTTTGTGATCACACCTATTGCACCTCACAATTTATCTGTTAGGCCTGTCGTTATCCCAGACGATACCATTGTTCGCATGAAAGTAGCGGATAGAGATGGCGGTTTTTACGTGAGTCTCGACAGCAGAACCATTGAATTAGAATCTGGGATTGAACTTCAAATTGAAAAAGAATCTTTTGAAATTCAACTGGTTCGATTACCAGAAGAAAATTTCTTTGGTACCATTAGAGCGAAACTACTTTGGGGTATCGATAAAAGGAATTAAAAATTTAAATAAGAGATCATTGAAAAGTAAAACTAAAATATTAAATAAAAGCCTGCTGTTCTTGAGCTTGATCTGCCTGAGTTTTGGGTCAGTACTAGACCTTAAGGCACAAACCATGGATGTGGGAGTCTTTGGTGGAGGAGTTTATTATTTAGGAGATATTAATCCGAATTTACATTTTGCATCAACACAACCTGCATATGGAGCATTTTTTAGATTCAATTATAAAGAAAGATGGGGTTTTCGATTAGGAGCTTCCAAAGGCAAACTAAAAGCCGATGATAAAGACTTTATGGAAGTTAATGCCCTACAAGCTTATGCTGGTGGAGACTTTGATATCAACGACCCCAACCTCATCTATTACGCAATTAGCAATAGGGGATTGAATTTTGAAACAGATATTACTGAATTAAGCCTAATTGCCGAATTGAACTTCTTTCCATTTTTTGTAGGAAGTAGAAAAAACACATGGACTCCATACATTTTTGCCGGAGCTGCCATGTATTTATATAATCCGAAACCAATAGGTGGCGGAGTAAACTTAAGAGATTTAGGTACCGAAGGACAAGGATTCGCAGGAAGAGAAGCTCCTTATGGAAATACGGCTTTTGCTATTCCTTTTGGCCTTGGTTTAAAAATCAGCTTAGGCAGTAGAATAGGTTTAGGATTTGAATGGGGAATGAGAAAAACCTTCAATGATTATATAGACGATATTAGCACCTCCTATTATATGGATTTATATGGTTATAATCCAGAAGAAGGAATATATTATGCTCCGAATCCTGAAAATCCAGTGGAGATTATTTCGTTTCCCATCACTGATGATGTATACTATTCAGACCCTACTTTTTCCCATAAAAGTGGAGAGAAAAGAGGCAACGAATACAATAAAGATTGGTATGCATTTTATGGCGTCAGCCTCACCTTTAAAATCAATTTGTTAAAAGATGATGGTTGTCGTGATTTTGGAAGGGATTCATATTATTGATTATGTTAAATTTGCGCGATGAATTATAAAGACCAAGTAATAAAAGAAAGATTACCCAAACACATAGCTATCATTATGGATGGCAATGGTAGGTGGGCAAAGCAGAGGGGACGACTGCGCGTATTTGGTCATGAAAACGGGGTAAATGCGGTGCGAAACACGGTGGAAGCGGCAGCCGAAATAGGAGTAGATTACCTCACTCTTTATGCTTTTAGTACCGAAAATTGGAACAGACCCCAAAAAGAAGTAGATGCTTTGATGTCACTTTTAGTTAAAAGTCTCAATAAAGAAACTGCTACATTAAATAAAAATAACATTAAATTAAATGCCATTGGTGACTTAAAAAGCCTTCAGCCCAAAACCTATACGGAATTGATGAAAGCCATAGAAAACACCAAAGAAAATACCCGCACAACTCTTACTTTAGCTTTAAGCTATAGTTCAAGATGGGAAATCACCAATATGGTGAAAAAAATTGCAGAAGAAACTTCCAAAGGAAATTTGGAAGTTGAAAATATTGACGAGAAAATAATATCAAACCACCTTTCTACTAGTCATATCCCAGATCCGGAATTATTGATCCGAACTAGTGGAGAACACCGCATCAGTAACTTTTTATTATGGCAAATAGCCTATTCCGAATTGTATTTTTGCCCTAAACTATGGCCCGACTTTGGAAAAGAAGATTTTTACGAAGCTATAGTCGATTATCAAGGGAGAGAAAGAAGATTTGGAAAAACCAGTGAACAGATAAGCAAATAAACTTATGCAAAGGAATTTTATAACATACAATAATAACAAAACACTCATCTTCATCACCTTTATACTGATGCTGTCAGG from Lentimicrobium sp. L6 encodes the following:
- a CDS encoding RNA polymerase sigma factor, with the translated sequence MKQPKRQKSENGKTVNFQLDEDQQLWNAIKLGDPIALKTLFDKYYDDLFFYGSKLESKHHSAADTIQDLFANIWEKRTSNKEVTYVKAYLFTSLRNNILKNSPKDLLNDCYSDENKISHHQFDISPEEIYLEHESQIENEQIIKELLAKLCPNQKEIIYLKFYGNYSNIEISEILSIKQQSVANLLARTIKTLRKHQKQNNINFVNILISGLL
- a CDS encoding NAD kinase → MVKIGIFGKNLKSETFPYIQTLFNKLSSVYAQVFVHEEFHSVIGKKIMMQNPIVFSQHSEIRDELDFMISLGGDGNMLSTVTLVQDSGIPIIGINLGRLGFLASINKEHINKAIDCLVEKKYTLESRSLIKLTTPKDVFGEQNFALNEISIYKKQPNSMISVIVHVDDQYLNSYWSDGLIVATPTGSTAYSLSTGGPILHPKAHNFVITPIAPHNLSVRPVVIPDDTIVRMKVADRDGGFYVSLDSRTIELESGIELQIEKESFEIQLVRLPEENFFGTIRAKLLWGIDKRN
- a CDS encoding isoprenyl transferase; protein product: MNYKDQVIKERLPKHIAIIMDGNGRWAKQRGRLRVFGHENGVNAVRNTVEAAAEIGVDYLTLYAFSTENWNRPQKEVDALMSLLVKSLNKETATLNKNNIKLNAIGDLKSLQPKTYTELMKAIENTKENTRTTLTLALSYSSRWEITNMVKKIAEETSKGNLEVENIDEKIISNHLSTSHIPDPELLIRTSGEHRISNFLLWQIAYSELYFCPKLWPDFGKEDFYEAIVDYQGRERRFGKTSEQISK
- a CDS encoding FecR family protein, translating into MDYKLEDFILDDSFVNYATNKNQADIAKWEEWFSQNPKNLKIALDAKMLIHKLRFHKQELPKEFISEEWHKLSTRLHLNEIKRKNKGKTIFLKKIGRYAAAASILLFLASAIYYFSNSSIRDAEPIYQELCVAKGASKNIILPDGTVVFINSDSKLKYEENFEGASREVFLEGEAWFDVSHNANKPFIVHTQENDIRVLGTAFNVYAYPNENVFRTSLERGSISLSYHHGAEIELKVNQTYILHKNTQEIKLVETDNIEIYSAWKDGEIVFKNQKFTEILKILERTHNLTFILQNKNVGKCNYTGCFTTEDDINSILAVIKLPTPFEYEIHNDTVIIK
- a CDS encoding DUF6089 family protein, which translates into the protein MKSKTKILNKSLLFLSLICLSFGSVLDLKAQTMDVGVFGGGVYYLGDINPNLHFASTQPAYGAFFRFNYKERWGFRLGASKGKLKADDKDFMEVNALQAYAGGDFDINDPNLIYYAISNRGLNFETDITELSLIAELNFFPFFVGSRKNTWTPYIFAGAAMYLYNPKPIGGGVNLRDLGTEGQGFAGREAPYGNTAFAIPFGLGLKISLGSRIGLGFEWGMRKTFNDYIDDISTSYYMDLYGYNPEEGIYYAPNPENPVEIISFPITDDVYYSDPTFSHKSGEKRGNEYNKDWYAFYGVSLTFKINLLKDDGCRDFGRDSYY